The bacterium DNA segment CTGGCCGCGTTTTCAAGGCTCATCATCGGGGGATCGTGCTCAAAAACCTTGAACGCCTCGAGGGGCTTCGCGCCCACCATCTGGGTCGGAGAAGCCGGCGTCACCAGGGAAGGGTATTTTTCTTCAAGGGCTTGAAGAGCCCGAAACTTCCGATCATATTCGGCATCGGAAACAGCCGGGGCGTCGAGAACGTAGTACCTGTAATTGTGCTGATGGAGTTCCGCCGCCAGTTCCCGGGCTCTTTTCTGGTCTTTCGGGGGAACTTTCTTTTTTTTCATCGGTATCCACGCCGGAGCGGAGCGGCTTCGCCTAGAAGGATTTGAGGCGCTCCAGGGCATTTCTCGCCGCGTCGGAGCCGGGGTACTTTCTTCCCACCCGCTCGAGCAGCTCTCGCGCGCTCGCCTTGTCGCCCAGACTCAAAAAAGAAAGCGCTTCTTTCAGGAGCGCGTCGGGGGCCTTGTCTCCATTGGCGTAGTCTACCTGCACCTTGTTGTAAGAAAGAATCGCCCGCTCGTAATTTTTTTCCGCGAAATACGATTCCCCGATCAGGTACTGGGCATCGTCGGCGAGTTCGTGGGTCGGATATTTTTCGATGAAACGCTGGAGGAGCAGCCGCGCCCGCGGAAAGCTCTTTTCCTTTTCCAGGACGCGCACGGCCTCGTTGAAATCAACCTCCGGCCCCGCCTTTTCCACGGGCGGAGACGAAGGCAACGCGGAAGGATCTCCCGCGGGAGGAACCGTGGCCACATTCGGGCCCGCCGGAGGAGTGCCCCCTTTGGGCGGTGCAGGGGTTGTGGTTGCGGAAGGCTGCTCCGGCGTTCCAGTGGCGGGAGCCCCGGCGGGAGGCAGCCCGGAGGGACCCTCCGGGGGCACGGTGCCGGCGCCTACCCCGGTTCCCTGAAGCCCGCCCGAGCGCAAAAGAGCGACCGTCTTCTCGTTCGCCTCAACCCGTTTTTTGAATTCCTCGAAAAACCGTTCGATGTTTTTCAGGGACTCTGCCTGGGCCCGCTGCATTTTTTCAATGTTGCCCGAAAGCGTTTGCAGCTCCCGGCGGGCCGCTTCGATGCGCTGTTCCTGGTTGGCGAGACCCCGGCGCAAGCTCTCGAGGTGGCGGGCCAAGGCGTCGCTTCCGCTGCCCGATGGCAACGCCGGCGACGGGGAAGAGCCGCTGCCGCCGGCCGGCACTCCCACCTCGGCGCATCCGGCAAGCACGAAGAGGGCCGCCAGACACACCACCGCACGATTCAGAGACAATCGAGTCATATGAAAAAACTCCCCGGCGGCATACCACCGGGGAGTCCTCATTCGGTAAGCCAGGCGGGAACCTTTAGTTCAACCCGGCGGGAACGCCCCCGATTACATTGAACTTGGCCCGGCGGTTTTTGGCCCACGCAATTTCATGATGCCGCGGATCGACAGGACGCTCTTCTCCGTAGCTGACCGTATCGACCCGGGAGGCGGAAACTCCGAGCGAAACGAGATAGTCCTTCGCTGCCTGCGCACGACGATGACCGAGCGCAATGTTGTACTCGCTCGTTCCGCGCTCGTCCGCATGTCCTTCAATCTGGATCCGGATCGTCGGAAAATCGGACAGAAAGCGCGCCTTATGATCCAGGACTCCCCGCATGTCGGTGCGGATTTCAAACCTATCGAAATCGAAATAGATCAAGTCATTCTCAAGCTGTTGAATCCCGCTTTTCATTCTCTGCATTCGCTGGCGTGCAGCTTCCTGCATGGCGCTTGACGGAGGAGCTGTACCACTGCCGCGCCGACTGGCAGCGGACACATCCTCATCCGTTTTCACGAGTTGCTCGGCACAGCCAACCACAAAAAACAGCGCCGCAGCCACCAGGGCAAAACGAAATCCCTTGGTTTTAAGCTTAGAAAACATTCAATTCTCCTCCTCGCAATACTGCGGTCGGGCATCCATGGAGAAACCAAACCGAACGCAAAAACCCATCGCCTCAATTTAACAGAACGGACAAACCCTATATGGCTGTTTTTACACCTTTTTCACACCTACAGCCATATCTTACAAGATCCAAGGCCACACAAGTATAATCTGCTTCACACTTTGGAGCAAGCCCGTAAACGCCCATCTTTATTGTCTTTTTCGTGCTTTTACGGCAACGAGGGAGACCAGGAGGGCTCCTGGCCGGGGGGGAGGCGGAAGAGCTGCGTCCCCATGGCGGTCATCACATATACATATTTCA contains these protein-coding regions:
- the ybgF gene encoding tol-pal system protein YbgF, whose amino-acid sequence is MTRLSLNRAVVCLAALFVLAGCAEVGVPAGGSGSSPSPALPSGSGSDALARHLESLRRGLANQEQRIEAARRELQTLSGNIEKMQRAQAESLKNIERFFEEFKKRVEANEKTVALLRSGGLQGTGVGAGTVPPEGPSGLPPAGAPATGTPEQPSATTTPAPPKGGTPPAGPNVATVPPAGDPSALPSSPPVEKAGPEVDFNEAVRVLEKEKSFPRARLLLQRFIEKYPTHELADDAQYLIGESYFAEKNYERAILSYNKVQVDYANGDKAPDALLKEALSFLSLGDKASARELLERVGRKYPGSDAARNALERLKSF
- the pal gene encoding peptidoglycan-associated lipoprotein Pal, which translates into the protein MFSKLKTKGFRFALVAAALFFVVGCAEQLVKTDEDVSAASRRGSGTAPPSSAMQEAARQRMQRMKSGIQQLENDLIYFDFDRFEIRTDMRGVLDHKARFLSDFPTIRIQIEGHADERGTSEYNIALGHRRAQAAKDYLVSLGVSASRVDTVSYGEERPVDPRHHEIAWAKNRRAKFNVIGGVPAGLN